A section of the Microbacterium forte genome encodes:
- a CDS encoding ABC transporter substrate-binding protein, translating into MKPRLPAGTATIAVVVAAVLSLSACGASPETQPTGEAKQELTIAVPNISPPYNASNQANTALRITSNVFDPLIFMDPTTGELSPGIATSWTEVSDTEIDLKIRQDVVFHDGTPLTAEDVAFTLSAERLWGDKPLEPMAFASTLAGAEVIDDETVRVSTKQPDPTILLRLASPMGFVAPKKLIETEGIEAFGLAPVGTGPYKVDSVSPGESVELSANDDYWGGKPPYESLTFRSVPEVSARVSGLATGEYDIVTNLPPDQTELVASNGQTTESVQVNNAVNLTYLTAHTDSPIADARVRQALALAIDQKSINESFWGDGVPVPDGLNLPVYSDFYNDDEGATSQDIKKAKKLLSEAGYNGEPLVLRYITGFYTNGDKALEAMLPMWEEAGINIQLDAVADYTLLDWPSADIVLSSSNILIPDPVSPMWIDWAAPNSNYVAQGRGINPPDFTAAAQEVAESLDEDDRKAAYDEATKLWNESPPALMLWQPLDIYGLGSGVDVAPDPRYWLRLAPVPSE; encoded by the coding sequence ATGAAGCCACGCTTGCCCGCGGGCACGGCGACTATCGCTGTAGTCGTCGCGGCCGTTCTTAGCCTCTCAGCCTGCGGAGCGTCGCCCGAGACGCAGCCGACCGGCGAGGCTAAGCAGGAACTCACTATTGCTGTTCCAAACATCTCCCCGCCGTACAACGCATCCAACCAAGCCAACACGGCCCTGCGCATCACGAGCAACGTCTTCGACCCGCTCATCTTCATGGACCCGACAACCGGTGAACTTTCCCCCGGAATCGCAACCAGTTGGACTGAGGTTTCGGACACCGAGATCGATCTCAAGATTCGCCAGGATGTGGTGTTCCACGATGGGACTCCGCTTACAGCGGAGGATGTCGCCTTCACCCTGTCAGCGGAGCGGCTGTGGGGCGATAAGCCGCTGGAACCTATGGCCTTTGCGTCGACGCTCGCCGGGGCAGAAGTGATCGATGACGAGACAGTTCGTGTGTCGACGAAGCAGCCCGACCCGACGATTCTGCTGCGCTTGGCATCGCCAATGGGATTCGTCGCTCCCAAGAAGCTCATCGAAACTGAGGGAATCGAAGCCTTCGGTCTCGCTCCAGTCGGTACCGGGCCCTACAAGGTTGACTCCGTGTCTCCGGGGGAGAGCGTCGAATTGAGCGCGAACGACGACTATTGGGGTGGGAAGCCACCCTATGAGAGTCTGACCTTCCGGAGTGTCCCGGAGGTCTCCGCGCGTGTTTCAGGGCTCGCCACTGGCGAGTACGACATCGTCACGAACCTGCCGCCAGACCAGACAGAGCTGGTCGCGTCGAACGGTCAGACTACGGAATCCGTACAAGTGAATAACGCGGTGAACCTCACGTACCTCACGGCGCACACGGACAGCCCGATTGCAGACGCTCGCGTGCGTCAGGCTCTCGCGTTGGCGATCGACCAGAAGTCGATCAACGAGTCGTTCTGGGGTGATGGGGTGCCTGTTCCTGACGGGCTAAACCTTCCGGTGTACTCCGACTTCTACAACGACGACGAAGGTGCGACGAGTCAGGACATCAAGAAGGCGAAGAAGCTGCTAAGCGAGGCCGGCTACAACGGTGAGCCGCTTGTGCTCCGGTACATCACCGGGTTCTACACCAACGGCGACAAGGCCCTCGAAGCCATGCTCCCCATGTGGGAGGAGGCCGGTATCAACATTCAGCTGGACGCGGTCGCCGACTACACCCTGCTCGACTGGCCGTCCGCGGACATCGTGCTGTCTTCTAGCAATATCCTGATCCCGGATCCCGTGTCCCCCATGTGGATCGACTGGGCGGCGCCCAATTCCAACTACGTCGCGCAGGGGCGCGGGATCAACCCACCAGACTTCACCGCCGCGGCCCAGGAAGTCGCCGAGTCGCTGGATGAGGACGACCGAAAAGCGGCATACGACGAGGCCACGAAGCTCTGGAACGAGTCACCCCCAGCCTTGATGTTGTGGCAGCCGCTCGACATCTATGGCCTGGGCTCCGGTGTCGATGTCGCTCCCGACCCGCGCTACTGGCTTCGCCTGGCTCCCGTGCCCAGCGAGTAA
- a CDS encoding SGNH/GDSL hydrolase family protein — MVNEIIDETFVRGLLPGLPLTEGSRLPEWMRSHLPVDTVEAAKVPAAIHLAFMGDSSRVLLRLKRGAPAAMCSPTLVAEAVAWQGEIVIGRAAVPPDTEGSELEIEIEFDEHDTVQPVRLALPENYQLRRAEVRALNGSIRPAPRRPRLVVYGDSITQNWSVSTPGSGWASRVAERLNFELVNLGFAGSARGEVLAALAVAQSNADAVVLAWGTNAWSRVPTDEHTIAATLRLFLRAITDQLPGRPILVMSPLLRPEAEEGANTFGVNQRQLREAIEVEAARFSTEHRLPRLSAVSGEHIVSAAQLVDGTHPGDAGNLAVASAVTAALLGLID; from the coding sequence ATGGTGAACGAGATTATCGACGAAACCTTCGTTCGGGGGCTACTTCCGGGGTTGCCCCTGACCGAGGGGAGTCGACTTCCAGAGTGGATGCGAAGCCACCTCCCAGTCGACACCGTCGAGGCAGCAAAGGTGCCAGCAGCTATTCATCTCGCGTTCATGGGCGACTCATCCCGGGTTCTCTTGCGGCTCAAACGAGGCGCACCCGCTGCGATGTGCTCGCCCACACTAGTCGCCGAAGCCGTCGCGTGGCAGGGCGAAATCGTCATCGGGCGGGCTGCCGTTCCACCCGACACCGAAGGCTCAGAGCTTGAAATCGAGATCGAGTTTGATGAGCACGATACGGTGCAACCCGTACGGCTCGCGCTCCCGGAGAACTACCAACTTCGCCGAGCCGAAGTTCGAGCCCTGAACGGAAGTATCAGGCCGGCCCCGAGACGTCCGCGACTGGTGGTGTACGGAGACTCGATCACGCAGAACTGGTCCGTGTCGACTCCTGGGAGCGGTTGGGCTTCCCGCGTCGCTGAGCGACTCAACTTCGAGCTCGTAAACCTTGGGTTCGCGGGCTCTGCCCGCGGTGAGGTGCTTGCCGCGTTAGCGGTCGCTCAATCGAATGCGGATGCTGTTGTGCTGGCCTGGGGTACCAACGCTTGGTCGCGGGTTCCAACCGACGAGCACACGATTGCGGCCACCCTCCGCCTGTTCTTGCGCGCCATCACCGATCAACTGCCAGGTCGGCCAATTCTGGTGATGAGCCCCCTACTCCGCCCGGAAGCGGAGGAGGGGGCAAACACATTCGGCGTAAACCAACGCCAATTGCGGGAGGCTATCGAGGTGGAGGCGGCCCGCTTCAGCACCGAGCATCGCCTTCCTCGACTATCTGCGGTCTCCGGTGAACACATCGTGTCGGCGGCTCAGCTCGTCGACGGGACGCACCCAGGGGACGCCGGCAACTTGGCGGTGGCGTCAGCCGTCACGGCAGCTCTCCTGGGTCTCATCGACTAG